A single window of Salmo trutta unplaced genomic scaffold, fSalTru1.1, whole genome shotgun sequence DNA harbors:
- the LOC115186408 gene encoding zinc finger protein 271-like codes for CGKRFTSSGIKIHQRIHTGEKSFSCTQCGMSFTDSSSLTKHQRIHTVDKPYSCGQCGKSFVKSRDLTVHQRIHTGEKPYSCGQCETSFGQSSHLTVHQRRHTGEKPYSCTQCGKSFVQSSQLSLHKRTHTGEKPYSCDQCGKSFTNSSSLTLHQRIHTGEKLYSCGQCGKSFVQFGQLTRHQRIHTGEKLYSCDKCGKSFTNSSSLTKHQRIHTGEKSYSCGQCGKSYVKSTDLTVHQRIHKGEKSYSCDQCGKSFPASGNLTRHQRTHTGEKAYSCDQCGKSFAASGNLTRHQRVHTGEKPFHCSDCGKRFSTSQNLKMHQKTHTGDKPYSCGQCGKSFITSSHLTRHRRTHTGDKPYSCGQCWKSFIKSGHLTVHQRTHTGEKPFSCDQCGKSFTDFSSLTKHQRIHTGDKPYSCGQCGKSFVKSRDLTVHRRTHTGEKPYSCDQCGKSYVSSSGLTVHQ; via the coding sequence tgtgggaagagattcacctcatcaggcattaaaattcatcagagaatccacacaggagagaaatcttttagctgtactcaatgtgggatgagttttactgactctagcagtctgactaaacaccagagaatacacacagtagataaaccttatagctgtggtcaatgtgggaagagttttgtaaaATCTagagatctgacagtgcaccagagaatacacacaggagagaaaccttatagctgtggtcaatgtgagacaagttttggtcaatctagccatctgacagtgcaccagagaagacacacaggagagaaaccttatagctgtactcaatgtgggaagagttttgttcaatctagccAGCTCTCattacacaagagaacacacacaggagagaaaccttatagctgtgatcaatgtgggaaaagttttactaactctagcagtctgactctacaccagagaatacacacaggagaaaaactttatagctgtggtcaatgtgggaagagttttgttcaatttggccagctgactcgacaccagagaatacacacaggagagaaattgtATAGCTGTGataaatgtgggaagagttttactaactCTAGCAGTCttactaaacaccagagaatacacacaggagaaaaatcttatagctgtggtcaatgtgggaagagttatgttaagtctacagatctgacagtgcaccagagaatacacaaaggagagaaatcttatagctgtgatcaatgtggaaagagttttccTGCATCTGGcaatctgactcgacaccagagaacacatacaggagagaaagcttatagctgtgatcaatgtggaaagagttttgctgcatctggcaatctgactagacaccagcgagtacacacaggagagaaaccattccaCTGTTCAGATTGTGGAAAAAGATTCTCAACTTCACAGAACTTGAAGatgcaccagaaaacacacacaggagataaaccttatagctgtggtcaatgtgggaagagctttattacatctagccatctaacacgacaccggagaacacacacaggagataaaccttatagctgtggtcaatgttgGAAGAGCTTTATtaaatctggccatctgacagtacaccagagaacacacacaggagagaaaccttttagctgtgatcaatgtggaaagagttttactgactttagcagtctgactaaacaccagagaatacacacaggagataaaccttatagctgtggtcaatgtgggaagagttttgtaaaATCTAGAGATCTGACAgtacaccggagaacacacacaggagagaaaccttatagctgtgatcaatgtgggaagagttatgttTCATCGAGcggtctgacagtacaccag
- the LOC115186766 gene encoding zinc finger protein 135-like, giving the protein CSQCGKSFTQLGTLNIHKRIHSGAKPHQCTKCGEGFSHLRFLKIHERIHTGEKPFHCSHCGKCYIKLGNLKEHERKHTGEKPFQCSQCGKSFTYSRNLKGHERIHTREERTYYYCSQCGKRFSWLKDLKRHERTHTGETPYQCSQCGKAFSRLVSLKIHKRIHTGEKPYHCSQCGRSFAQLGSLKGHERIHTREERTYCSQCGKRFIWLKDLKRHERTHNGETPYQFSQCGKAFSRLASLKIHKRIHSGAKPYHCAECGTVFPHLGSLKLHERIHTGEKPYHCSHCGKRFTRLGHLKEHERTHTGEKHFQCSQCGKSFTHSQTLKGHERIHTRQERTYYYCSQCGKSFSCLKYLKRHERTHTGETPYHCSQCGKSFTQFGSLNKHKRIHSGEKP; this is encoded by the coding sequence tgctcccaatgtggaaagagttttacccagttaggaacCCTGAacatacataagagaatacactctggagcgaAGCCTCACCAATGCACCAAGTGTGGAGAGGGTTTTTCCCATTTAAGGTTCCTAAAAATACAcgaaagaatacatacaggagagaagcctttccactgctcccactgtggaaagtgTTATAtcaagttagggaacctaaaagagcatgagaggaaacacacaggagaaaagcctttccaatgttcccagtgtggaaagagttttacctatTCACGGAACCTAAaagggcatgagagaatacacacaagagaggagaggacttactactactgctctcagtgtggaaagcgttttagTTGGTTAAAGGATCTAAAAcggcatgagagaacacacactggagagaccccttaccaatgctctcagtgtggaaaggctTTCTCTCGTTTAGTGTCCCTGAAGATACACaaaagaatacatacaggagagaagccttaccactgctcccaatgtggaaggAGTTTTGCCCAGTTAGGAAGCCTGAaagggcatgagagaatacacacaagagaggagaggacttactgctctcagtgtggaaagcgttttaTTTGGTTAAAGGACCTAAAAcggcatgagagaacacacaatGGAGAGACCCCTTACCAAttctctcagtgtggaaaggctTTCTCTCGTTTAGCGTCCCTGAAGATACACAaaagaatacactctggagcgaAGCCTTACCATTGCGCCGAGTGTGGAACCGTTTTTCCTCATTTAGGTTCCTTGAAATTACATGAAAGAATACAtacgggagagaagccttaccactgctcccactgcGGAAAGCGTTTTACCAGGTTAGGGCACCTAAAAGAACATGAGAGGacgcacacaggagaaaaacatttccaatgttcccagtgtggaaagagttttacccattcACAGACCCTCAaagggcatgagagaatacacacaagaCAGGAGAGGACTTACTattactgctcccagtgtggaaagagttttagttgTTTAAAGTACCTGAAAAGGCacgagagaacacacactggagagaccccttaccactgctcccagtgtggaaagagttttacccagtttgggagcctgaacaaacataagagaatacactctggagagaagccctaG